The window GAAGGTCGGCACCTTCCGGCACCTTGCCAAGATGACCTACGGCGACCTCGCCGGCCAGTGGCGCGACACCGACATCTACGAGAAGCTGCTCCCCAAGCCGGGCGAGGGCGGCGAGGACGGCGAGGAGACCGACAGCTAGGCGGGCCGGCGACCCTGTGAATCGTCGCCCGGTGTCCCGGGAACCCAGGAAGTGACCCACGGCATACGGTAGGTTCGTGCATGACACTGATTCCTGCAGAAAGTGACACCTCCCATGCTCCGTCTCCGAGCGGTCTCCCTTCTCGCCGCCTGTTCACTGGCCGTCGCCGGCGCAGGTGTCCCCTCAGCCGCAGCCGCCCCGGGACCGCTGGGGTCCTCTGCTGCGGCCGCGGATGAGTGGGTGCCGACCCCGCGTCCCGAGCGCGCCCCGCAGCCCGTGCCACTGCCCACCCCGGAACCTGCGCCGAAGCCGGAGCCTGGACCGAAGCCGTGGCCTGTGCTGACGCCTGAGCCCACGCCGACCCCCAGCCCCCGGCCCGGGCCCACGCCCTCCCCGGTGGGGGTGTGGGGCACCGGGGAAGGGGAACAGCCCCGGATCCACATCCAGGCCGACGGCAGGCTCGGCGGCAACGACGGCTGCAACGCCTTCGGCACCACCTGGCGTGAGTCGGGGGACGACACCATCATCATCGAGACCGACGAGTGGATCTCCACCCAGATGTACTGCGGCTGGGAGTGGTTCCCGGCGGCTCGGTCGGGCAAGGTCAACGGTGACGTCATGACCTTCTCCGACGAGTCGGGCAAGGTCATCGGCACGCTCACGCGCCAGGTGACGGAGACCCGCCCCTAGGCGTCGTCACGTCGCCCGGGGCTCCCGGTGCAGACGCCACCCACCCGGTCCTCGGGTGGGTGGCGTCAGTGTTTCTGCGTGGAGGATGTAGGGCGATCAGGGCGAAAGCGGGCATTCCCGGCTGTGTCCTCCATGGCCACCTGCACT of the Corynebacterium humireducens NBRC 106098 = DSM 45392 genome contains:
- a CDS encoding META domain-containing protein, which gives rise to MLRLRAVSLLAACSLAVAGAGVPSAAAAPGPLGSSAAAADEWVPTPRPERAPQPVPLPTPEPAPKPEPGPKPWPVLTPEPTPTPSPRPGPTPSPVGVWGTGEGEQPRIHIQADGRLGGNDGCNAFGTTWRESGDDTIIIETDEWISTQMYCGWEWFPAARSGKVNGDVMTFSDESGKVIGTLTRQVTETRP